In Prochlorococcus marinus XMU1411, one genomic interval encodes:
- a CDS encoding NAD(P)/FAD-dependent oxidoreductase codes for MEPFDLAVIGGGAAGFMTAITAAENGVKRIIILEGTSKLMEKVRISGGGRCNVTNATWIPNELIENYPRGGIKLLESFNRFAAGDVYDWFEKKGLKLKIEEDLRVFPVSNSSSDVIDCLRKSALSKNVEILTKFFVKEISKTPDNIFNIFSLKKAKVASKNIILSTGGNPSGYKLAQNLGHNIVKPVPSLFTFSTKEPNLDECSGVSIKGIDIEIELNNKNFQNRGDLLITHWGFSGPAVLKLSSIAARELYSKKYKFNLIIKWSALSYEELEEKVKYLRLNKGKVNLINSRPVPLLTKRLWIFLLNKIGIDKEKKWADLLADEREKMINILMKDKYIISGKGPFGEEFVTSGGVKVNEVNFKSMESLICPGLFFSGEILDVDGITGGFNFQHCWTSGWIAGMAVSKLKH; via the coding sequence TTGGAACCTTTTGATTTGGCAGTTATTGGAGGCGGTGCAGCAGGTTTCATGACAGCAATAACTGCTGCTGAAAATGGAGTTAAAAGAATAATAATTCTTGAAGGCACTTCAAAACTTATGGAGAAAGTAAGGATTAGTGGAGGGGGAAGATGTAACGTCACTAATGCGACATGGATACCGAATGAACTAATTGAGAATTACCCGAGAGGTGGAATTAAGCTCTTGGAATCATTTAATCGTTTTGCTGCTGGAGATGTATACGATTGGTTTGAGAAAAAAGGGTTAAAATTAAAAATTGAGGAAGATCTAAGAGTATTCCCAGTGTCTAATTCTTCTTCAGATGTTATTGATTGTTTGAGAAAAAGTGCTTTATCAAAAAACGTAGAAATATTAACAAAATTTTTTGTAAAAGAAATTTCAAAAACTCCAGATAATATATTCAATATTTTTAGTCTTAAGAAAGCAAAGGTAGCTTCAAAAAATATTATTCTTTCAACTGGAGGTAATCCAAGCGGATATAAATTAGCTCAAAATCTTGGACATAATATTGTTAAACCTGTGCCATCGCTTTTTACTTTTTCTACAAAAGAACCAAATTTGGATGAATGTAGTGGGGTATCGATAAAGGGAATAGATATAGAAATTGAATTAAATAATAAGAATTTTCAAAATAGAGGCGATTTACTAATAACTCATTGGGGTTTTAGTGGACCAGCAGTATTAAAACTTTCATCAATTGCAGCAAGGGAACTTTATAGCAAAAAATATAAATTTAATCTAATCATTAAATGGTCTGCTTTAAGTTATGAGGAGTTAGAAGAAAAAGTTAAATATTTAAGATTAAATAAAGGGAAGGTTAATCTAATTAACAGTAGACCTGTTCCACTATTAACAAAAAGATTATGGATTTTTTTATTAAATAAAATAGGTATTGATAAAGAGAAAAAGTGGGCTGATTTACTAGCGGATGAAAGAGAGAAAATGATAAATATTCTAATGAAGGACAAATATATAATTTCGGGCAAAGGACCATTTGGAGAGGAATTTGTTACTTCTGGAGGCGTAAAAGTTAATGAAGTGAATTTTAAAAGTATGGAGAGCTTAATTTGTCCAGGATTATTTTTTTCTGGAGAAATTTTAGATGTTGATGGGATCACAGGTGGATTTAATTTCCAACATTGTTGGACAAGTGGATGGATTGCTGGGATGGCAGTGTCAAAGTTAAAACATTAA